In one Candidatus Planktophila sp. genomic region, the following are encoded:
- a CDS encoding ribose-phosphate diphosphokinase, whose amino-acid sequence MSEIRLSSEKRLRLFAGRGFPELADEVAAELGIPLTPTSAYDFANGEIFVRFEESVRGCDAFVIQSHTTPVNKQIMEQLIMVDALKRASAKRITVVAPFYGYARQDKKSRGREPITARLMADLFKTAGADRLMCVDLHTSQIQGFFDGPVDHLFALPMLANYVGSKVDRSRLTIVSPDSGRVRVAERWSDLLGGCPIAFIHKTRDPRIPNEATVGRVVGDVQGQTCVVIDDMIDTAGTITKAVDALFDAGAKDVIIAATHAVLSGPAVERLRESKASEVVVTNTLPISEDQKFDGLTVLSIAPLLARAIREVFEDGSVTSLFDGLS is encoded by the coding sequence ATGAGCGAGATTCGTTTATCTTCCGAAAAGAGATTACGTCTTTTTGCAGGTCGCGGATTTCCAGAACTAGCCGATGAAGTCGCCGCAGAACTCGGCATTCCATTGACACCAACCTCAGCTTATGATTTTGCAAATGGCGAAATTTTTGTTCGTTTCGAAGAATCAGTTCGTGGATGCGATGCATTCGTTATTCAAAGTCACACAACTCCTGTTAATAAGCAAATCATGGAACAACTCATCATGGTTGATGCGCTAAAGCGTGCCTCTGCAAAACGCATCACGGTTGTAGCACCGTTTTATGGTTACGCACGTCAAGATAAAAAAAGTCGAGGGCGCGAACCAATCACTGCACGATTGATGGCAGATCTTTTCAAAACTGCCGGTGCTGATCGCCTAATGTGCGTAGATTTACACACATCGCAGATTCAAGGCTTCTTTGATGGCCCAGTAGATCATCTCTTTGCATTGCCAATGCTTGCGAATTATGTCGGAAGTAAAGTCGACCGCAGTCGTTTAACTATCGTCTCTCCAGATTCAGGTCGAGTACGAGTAGCAGAACGCTGGTCGGATCTTTTGGGAGGCTGCCCAATTGCTTTTATTCACAAAACTCGTGACCCTCGTATTCCAAATGAGGCGACCGTTGGTCGAGTAGTTGGAGATGTACAAGGACAAACTTGTGTAGTTATTGATGACATGATCGATACTGCCGGCACAATCACTAAGGCGGTTGATGCATTATTTGATGCAGGAGCAAAAGATGTCATCATCGCTGCAACACACGCTGTGCTATCGGGTCCTGCAGTGGAGCGCTTACGAGAGAGCAAGGCATCTGAAGTTGTCGTAACAAATACTCTTCCAATATCCGAAGATCAAAAATTCGATGGACTTACAGTTCTTTCAATCGCCCCACTTTTAGCTCGGGCAATCCGTGAAGTTTTTGAAGATGGATCAGTCACAAGCCTTTTTGACGGCCTTTCGTAA
- a CDS encoding 4-(cytidine 5'-diphospho)-2-C-methyl-D-erythritol kinase has protein sequence MPVKSVTVRVPAKVNLQLSVGPREADGFHNVVTVFQAISIYDDVKVTLAEAKSGVSISITGDQTHGVPTDESNLALKATALLAKEYDLDIDAHIEIKKSIPVAGGMAGGSADAAAMIIAIDYLYSLGMNREEMSEIAAKLGSDVPFMLNGGTAIGTGHGDQLTSALSRGTYHWVLALSSVGLSTPAVYAECDRLRSELEISQPQTNELLMQALLAADPKSVGKSLVNDLQAAACSLRPALRLVLDVGQEYGALGALVSGSGPTVAFLVSDEEAALDLAVALTASGVVGSVARAYGPVAGAKVLT, from the coding sequence ATGCCAGTAAAGAGCGTCACCGTTCGCGTGCCCGCAAAAGTAAACCTGCAGCTTTCGGTAGGTCCACGCGAGGCCGATGGTTTCCATAACGTAGTAACAGTATTTCAAGCCATCTCTATCTATGATGATGTAAAAGTAACTCTCGCTGAGGCCAAGAGCGGGGTAAGTATTTCGATAACTGGAGATCAAACCCATGGAGTTCCAACGGATGAGAGCAATTTAGCGCTAAAGGCAACTGCATTGTTGGCGAAAGAGTATGACTTGGATATTGATGCGCATATTGAGATTAAAAAATCAATTCCAGTAGCTGGCGGAATGGCCGGTGGTAGCGCCGATGCCGCAGCAATGATTATTGCCATCGATTATTTATATTCACTTGGAATGAATCGCGAAGAAATGTCGGAAATTGCCGCCAAGTTAGGTAGTGACGTGCCATTTATGTTAAATGGTGGAACGGCCATCGGCACAGGGCACGGGGATCAATTAACGTCGGCACTTTCACGAGGCACGTATCACTGGGTTCTGGCTCTTTCCTCTGTTGGATTATCAACTCCTGCCGTTTATGCAGAGTGTGATCGCTTGCGCTCAGAGTTGGAGATCTCGCAGCCGCAAACTAATGAGTTGTTGATGCAAGCACTTCTTGCAGCAGACCCAAAGTCTGTTGGAAAAAGCCTTGTTAATGATTTACAAGCTGCTGCATGTTCGTTGCGACCAGCACTTCGTTTAGTTCTAGATGTCGGTCAAGAATATGGCGCGCTCGGCGCTTTAGTTTCAGGTTCTGGGCCAACAGTTGCATTTCTAGTTTCTGATGAGGAGGCGGCTTTGGATTTAGCTGTGGCCTTAACAGCAAGTGGCGTAGTAGGAAGCGTGGCACGAGCTTATGGACCAGTCGCAGGGGCAAAAGTTCTCACTTAA
- the pth gene encoding aminoacyl-tRNA hydrolase, giving the protein MTWLVVGLGNPGDQYAATRHNVGQMVVDAMAIGNKLRWSTHKSRTEVAAFKIGAPPHAHSVIIAKSKSYMNESGGPIKALAAFYKVEPSHIIILHDELDIAFSTIRVKLAGGDNGHNGLRSLTSSLATPNYYRVRLGIGRPIGQQDPADFVLKQFSAAEKKDLSNFLIRGAEAVESLITKGLEVTQQDFNS; this is encoded by the coding sequence ATGACATGGTTGGTAGTTGGACTCGGTAATCCTGGAGATCAGTATGCTGCCACCCGTCACAACGTAGGTCAGATGGTTGTTGATGCAATGGCAATCGGCAATAAACTGCGTTGGAGCACGCACAAATCACGCACCGAAGTCGCGGCATTCAAAATCGGTGCGCCTCCACACGCTCACTCTGTGATCATCGCAAAGTCCAAGAGCTACATGAATGAATCCGGTGGACCGATTAAAGCGCTCGCCGCTTTCTATAAAGTTGAACCTTCACACATAATTATTCTCCACGACGAATTAGATATTGCCTTCTCAACTATCCGCGTCAAACTCGCCGGTGGCGACAACGGCCACAACGGATTGAGAAGCCTTACTTCATCTTTAGCGACCCCAAATTATTACCGTGTTCGCCTTGGCATTGGCCGACCAATCGGCCAACAAGATCCCGCCGATTTCGTCCTCAAACAATTTTCCGCCGCCGAGAAAAAAGATCTCAGCAATTTTCTCATACGTGGCGCAGAGGCTGTCGAATCATTAATCACAAAGGGATTAGAAGTGACACAACAGGATTTTAACTCTTAA
- a CDS encoding DUF6458 family protein: MGIGSGIVLFVAGAIVAYALNFEVSSVDLELIGSLFMGAGALIFLISLVTVFKKRSSSVSTRTSVDPSHGEKVVEQEKKSDTL; this comes from the coding sequence ATGGGTATTGGAAGCGGAATAGTTCTATTTGTTGCGGGAGCCATTGTGGCATATGCTCTCAACTTCGAAGTTAGTTCAGTCGATCTTGAGTTGATTGGCTCGTTATTTATGGGTGCTGGAGCGCTGATTTTTCTGATTTCACTTGTCACTGTATTTAAAAAGCGCTCATCAAGTGTTTCCACTCGAACATCAGTTGACCCCTCGCATGGAGAGAAAGTTGTCGAACAAGAGAAAAAGAGTGACACTCTCTAG
- the glmU gene encoding bifunctional UDP-N-acetylglucosamine diphosphorylase/glucosamine-1-phosphate N-acetyltransferase GlmU, translating into MAVETVIILAAGDGTRMKSRQAKVLHHVAGRSLLGHVLEAVNHVEPSQIRIVVGSDRESVEAHISEISPSAITVFQEKRGGTGQAVQLALAGSTSNGTVLVLAGDTPMLTGMSLAAFLEAHAVGNYAASVLTAEHPDPSGYGRIIRDDGAGLLRIVEERDASEDERFIFEINSGVYAFDGAKLTGAIGQITNSNSQGELYLTDAIEILQRSGESIAAFLLDDFTEILGVNDRIQLSDSAALLRDRINEHWMREGVTIIDPTTTWIDATATLSSDVTLHPGSAILGTTTIATGAVIGPRTTLTDCVVREGASILESIATDTEFGEGATVGPFTYLRSGTVLGDNTKAGAFVEIKNSTIGTGSKVPHLSYVGDATIGEGSNIGAATIFVNYDGVDKHHTKIGDHVRIGSDTMLVAPITIGDGAYTAAGSVITEDVPAGAIGVGRAKQRNVLGWVMRKRAGSLSALAAEAKEKKG; encoded by the coding sequence GTGGCCGTAGAAACCGTGATTATCCTGGCAGCAGGTGACGGAACACGGATGAAATCGCGTCAAGCAAAAGTTCTTCACCACGTTGCCGGGCGTTCGTTACTTGGGCACGTACTTGAGGCAGTTAATCACGTGGAGCCTTCTCAGATACGCATTGTTGTCGGATCTGATCGAGAAAGCGTTGAGGCGCACATTTCCGAAATTTCTCCATCGGCCATTACGGTCTTTCAAGAAAAACGCGGGGGCACCGGTCAAGCGGTTCAGTTGGCGCTCGCAGGGAGCACTTCCAACGGCACGGTTTTGGTTTTAGCTGGTGATACTCCAATGCTTACAGGTATGTCACTGGCGGCATTTCTGGAGGCTCACGCAGTTGGAAATTACGCAGCATCGGTTTTAACTGCAGAGCATCCCGATCCATCTGGGTACGGGCGAATTATTCGCGACGATGGTGCAGGGCTTTTACGAATTGTTGAAGAGCGTGATGCGAGTGAAGATGAGAGATTTATATTTGAGATTAATTCCGGGGTTTACGCCTTCGATGGAGCTAAGTTAACAGGTGCAATTGGGCAGATCACCAACTCAAATTCTCAAGGCGAGCTGTATTTGACCGATGCCATTGAAATTCTGCAGAGATCTGGCGAATCAATTGCAGCTTTTTTGCTCGATGATTTTACCGAGATATTAGGGGTCAATGACCGCATACAACTGTCGGATTCGGCTGCCCTACTGCGTGATCGAATCAATGAACACTGGATGCGCGAAGGAGTCACTATTATCGATCCAACAACAACGTGGATTGATGCAACTGCGACGCTCTCAAGTGATGTAACTCTGCACCCAGGTAGCGCCATTTTAGGAACAACTACGATTGCAACTGGTGCTGTCATCGGCCCTCGAACAACTTTGACTGACTGCGTGGTTAGAGAAGGTGCCTCTATTCTGGAATCAATCGCCACTGATACTGAATTCGGTGAAGGTGCAACTGTAGGGCCGTTTACATACCTTCGTAGCGGAACAGTATTGGGGGATAACACTAAAGCAGGTGCATTCGTAGAAATTAAGAATTCAACTATCGGGACAGGTTCTAAAGTTCCTCATCTCTCATATGTCGGCGATGCAACAATTGGAGAAGGATCCAATATCGGTGCTGCAACGATCTTTGTTAACTACGACGGTGTTGATAAACATCACACGAAAATCGGAGATCATGTTCGTATTGGAAGCGACACAATGTTAGTTGCACCAATTACTATCGGTGACGGGGCTTATACAGCGGCAGGGTCGGTAATCACTGAAGATGTTCCAGCTGGTGCAATTGGTGTTGGCAGAGCTAAACAGAGAAATGTATTAGGTTGGGTTATGCGCAAGCGAGCAGGTTCACTGTCAGCGTTAGCGGCCGAAGCTAAAGAGAAGAAGGGCTAA
- a CDS encoding 50S ribosomal protein L25/general stress protein Ctc, with product MAEITINGVLRTEFGKGASRRARRDGLVPAVIYGHGEKPQHITLPARELGIALKQSNVLLDVVIDGKTELTLPKAIVRHPLKQIIEHIDLVLVRRGEKVVVSVPVHAIGEQDRDGVLEHVNNTIDVRVEASAIPNFFELDITGLAAGLSLYAGDVALPAGVVLESDPKMIVIHLSERSTAAEEVAPVAEVTEVAEPTAEAE from the coding sequence ATGGCAGAGATTACTATCAACGGCGTCCTTCGTACTGAATTTGGTAAAGGCGCATCACGTCGTGCACGTCGCGATGGTTTAGTTCCTGCAGTTATTTACGGTCATGGTGAGAAGCCACAGCACATTACACTTCCAGCCCGCGAACTCGGCATTGCTCTGAAGCAGTCAAACGTGCTGCTCGATGTTGTTATCGATGGAAAGACTGAGCTAACACTTCCAAAGGCGATTGTTCGCCACCCACTCAAGCAAATAATTGAGCATATCGATTTAGTTCTTGTTCGGCGTGGAGAAAAAGTTGTTGTTTCTGTTCCCGTTCATGCTATTGGTGAGCAGGATCGCGATGGAGTGCTCGAGCATGTAAACAACACCATCGACGTACGTGTTGAAGCATCTGCAATTCCAAACTTTTTTGAACTCGACATTACAGGCCTTGCAGCTGGTCTCTCGCTTTATGCCGGTGACGTAGCTCTTCCAGCTGGCGTCGTACTTGAATCAGATCCAAAAATGATTGTTATTCACCTTTCTGAGCGTTCAACAGCCGCTGAAGAAGTGGCACCAGTTGCAGAGGTAACTGAGGTCGCTGAACCGACTGCTGAAGCAGAATAG